CAACAAGGCCGAAGCGGGTGCCACCGCAAGCCTCTTGTTTCAAACCGGCTTTGCCGGGCGCGCGGAAATGGGCATCGCCGGGCAGGATGATTTTTCCATCAAAGTCACCGCCGATGGCGTCAACTGGACCGAGGCGCTGCGCGTCAATGCCCAGACCGGGCGTCTCAGCGGCGCTGCGGTGCAAACCTCGGCCAATGATGCCACGCCGGGGCGGGTTTTGACCGTTGGGGCCCAAGGGGCGGCACTCGGCGCGGATGTCTATCGCAAGGCGAATATCCTTGGCACCGTGTCGATGTCTGGCACCTTGCCGACAGGGGCTGTGATCGAGCGCGGCAGCAACGCCAACGGGCGGTATATTCGATTTGCGGATGGCACACAGATTTGCACTGGCACTCTCACATCAGACGGTGCCGCGGAAACGGTCTGGACCTATCCGGCGGTCTTCGCCGGGGTCGATGGCCTTGCAATCACCCCAACCATAGGCGCACCGCGGTTCGGAAACCCAACCACGATCGGGGTGAGCAACGCCTCCCTGACGTTCAACACCTGGACAGTTGGGGGCATTCGATCATCGGTTTCAACACGGTTGTTTGCCCTTGGCCGCTGGTCCTAAAGGAGACACGCATGCAAATCACCCTATCCCCCACCCGCCGCGACACGCCCCTTATGCTAAGCCGCGCTGGCGACACCCTCACGCTCAATGGCGAGGTGTTCGATTTCTCGCCACTGCCCGAGGGCGCAACCCTGCCCCCCGAAGCCATCGCAAGCGACTGGTTCGCAGGCCCGGTCGAGCGTGTGGGCGGCACGCTGCGCCTCACGCTCGTACTGCCGCACGGGGCCAACGCGCCGCAAGAAACGCTCTTTCCCGCGCCCCTCACCCTTACGGGCAACGGCCCCGTGGCCCTGCCGCCCTATGAGTTGGAGATCCCCGATGCAGATTGATTTCGCCCAAGCCGTCACCGCCGAGGCCAAGGCCCAAGCCGCCGCTTTGGCGCGCGCCACGTCGATCAAGACCGACTGCCGCACGCGCATCCTTGCCGTCGGCTCCGAGGCCACGCAGATGAACATCGCCCAAGCCGGGATCGTGTTCACCGCC
The nucleotide sequence above comes from Roseovarius mucosus. Encoded proteins:
- a CDS encoding DUF2793 domain-containing protein, translated to MSDVSARLDLPFIAPSQAQKHVTYNEAVQRLDLLVQMALDGFDATEPPAAPETGARYALGQGAMGAWAGQDGQIAVFLGEAWGFVAPQEGWIATARGTGDLRLYRDGTWRSIPERLERLGIATDADALNRLSVAAEATLLTHAGAGHQLKINKAEAGATASLLFQTGFAGRAEMGIAGQDDFSIKVTADGVNWTEALRVNAQTGRLSGAAVQTSANDATPGRVLTVGAQGAALGADVYRKANILGTVSMSGTLPTGAVIERGSNANGRYIRFADGTQICTGTLTSDGAAETVWTYPAVFAGVDGLAITPTIGAPRFGNPTTIGVSNASLTFNTWTVGGIRSSVSTRLFALGRWS